A stretch of the Lolium perenne isolate Kyuss_39 chromosome 3, Kyuss_2.0, whole genome shotgun sequence genome encodes the following:
- the LOC127341987 gene encoding uncharacterized protein: MGRPPPHEHHRPHLWERLLPPPRRAACILRDAPPSTPRSASSSSKTARQHASLLPFQSFYQSNIRVRKRGRRFCGGERWPGREARVCSRQRRRRPRDPPTRTRTRRRRPCPAPLAPGSRVLSMKENNRTELTLVIRSSNMISLGQHHHWKTTNVLMVTPFRGLTLPVAKSGSWISGGLLGTWVLG; this comes from the exons ATGGGCCGCCCTCCACCGCacgagcatcaccgcccacatcTTTGGGAACGTCTCCTGCCTCCTCCGCGACGCGCCGCCTGCATCCTCCGCGACGCGCCGCCGTCGACGCCCCGGAGCGCGTCGTCCTCGAGTAAAACAGCGAGACAGCACGCGAGCCTTCTTCCGTTCCAAAGCTTCTACCAGAGCAACATACGAGTGAGGAAGCGAG GTAGAAGGTTCTGTGGCGGAGAGAGATGGCCGGGAAGGGAGGCAAGGGTCTGCTCGCGGCAAAGACGACGGCGGCCAAGGGATCCGCCGACAAGGACAAGGACAAGAAGAAGGCGCCCGTGTCCCGCTCCTCTCGCGCCGGGATCCAG GGTGCTGTCGATGAAGGAAAATAACCGAACAGAG TTGACGCTGGTTATTCGGAGCAGCAACATGATTAGCCTGGGGCAGCACCATCATTGGAAAACCACTAATGTCCTCATGGTTACTCCATTCCGTGGTTTGACCCTTCCAG TTGCTAAAAGTGGCTCTTGGATATCAGGTGGTTTGCTTGGAACATGGGTTTTAGGATGA